In Sphingomonas sp. Leaf357, a single genomic region encodes these proteins:
- a CDS encoding FdhF/YdeP family oxidoreductase, with translation MTKQKSDAPDITPFKGPAGGWGSVRSLAEIFPRERVPPETMREMVRQNKPDGFQCVSCAWPKPKHAHPVEFCEEGAKATAWELTTYRTTPEFFAQHTLTELRTWKDYDLEQNGRLTHPLRYDAATDKYVACSWEEAFDEIGATVRPMVPKSVVFYSSGRTSLEASYMYGLMARMYGNQNLPDSSNMCHESTSVGLKAAIGVPVGTTRLEDFEHCDMILFFGQNVGSNAPRMLHDLRSARKRGVEIATFNPLKERGLERFTDPQNPFEMATLKETNISTQYHQVKAGGDIAAMMGIAKFLVEWHDAAIAGGEPAVLDTAFIEAHTNGFEPFVAKVRETAWDDIERESGLPKAELEETARLYAKAKAVLAIYGMGLTQHVKGVENVRMVVNLLLLRGNIGKPGAGPTPVRGHSNVQGQRTVGITEKTELVPVERLEAQYGFTAPRDKGLDTVEACRGVIDGSVRAFIALGGNFLRAVPETGPMEAAWPNLDLSVQIATKLNRNHLFPGRVTYLLPCLGRIETDVQASGPQIVTVEDSSSCIHASRGKATPASEHLLSEPAIVAAIAKRILPHNPKVDWDAWVADYATIRDAIEETYPQVFPDFNNTLFEPGGHWKGNKASERIWLTESGKAEFLTPTGLSATGFAEAEGRFRLMTLRSNDQFNTTIYGYHDRFRGVKGTRDVLFMHAADMAAAGLKENQIVALESDADDGIVRRREGLIVTPYDIPRGCLGAYYPECNVLMPVEHHAEESHVPAAKSVPVRIVARSSVGR, from the coding sequence ATGACCAAGCAGAAGTCCGACGCGCCCGACATCACGCCGTTCAAGGGCCCGGCCGGTGGCTGGGGATCGGTGCGATCCCTGGCGGAAATCTTTCCGCGCGAACGCGTGCCGCCGGAAACGATGCGCGAGATGGTGCGCCAGAACAAGCCCGACGGCTTCCAGTGCGTCAGCTGCGCGTGGCCCAAGCCGAAGCATGCCCATCCGGTGGAATTCTGCGAAGAGGGTGCGAAGGCGACCGCGTGGGAGCTGACCACGTATCGCACCACCCCCGAATTCTTCGCGCAGCATACGCTGACCGAGTTGCGCACCTGGAAGGATTACGATCTCGAGCAGAATGGCCGCCTGACGCATCCGCTGCGCTACGATGCGGCGACCGACAAATATGTCGCCTGTTCGTGGGAGGAGGCGTTCGACGAGATCGGCGCGACGGTGCGGCCGATGGTGCCGAAATCGGTGGTCTTCTATTCCTCCGGCCGCACCAGCCTGGAGGCGTCGTACATGTACGGCCTGATGGCACGGATGTACGGCAACCAGAACCTGCCCGACAGTTCGAACATGTGCCACGAATCCACCTCGGTCGGCCTCAAGGCGGCGATCGGCGTGCCGGTCGGCACGACCCGGCTCGAGGATTTCGAGCATTGCGACATGATCCTGTTCTTCGGCCAGAATGTCGGATCGAACGCGCCGCGCATGCTGCACGATCTGCGCAGCGCGCGGAAACGCGGCGTGGAAATCGCGACGTTCAATCCGCTCAAGGAACGCGGGCTGGAACGCTTCACCGATCCGCAGAACCCGTTCGAGATGGCGACGCTCAAGGAGACCAACATCTCCACGCAATATCATCAGGTGAAGGCCGGCGGGGACATCGCGGCGATGATGGGCATCGCGAAATTCCTGGTCGAATGGCACGACGCAGCGATCGCCGGCGGCGAGCCGGCCGTGCTCGATACCGCGTTCATCGAAGCGCATACCAACGGCTTCGAGCCGTTCGTGGCCAAGGTGCGCGAGACGGCGTGGGACGATATCGAACGTGAGAGCGGCCTGCCCAAGGCCGAACTGGAAGAGACGGCCCGGCTCTATGCCAAGGCCAAGGCGGTGCTGGCGATCTACGGCATGGGCCTGACGCAGCATGTCAAAGGCGTCGAGAACGTCCGCATGGTCGTCAACCTGCTGCTGCTGCGCGGCAATATCGGCAAGCCCGGCGCGGGGCCGACGCCGGTGCGCGGCCATTCCAACGTTCAGGGCCAGCGCACCGTCGGCATCACCGAGAAGACCGAACTGGTCCCGGTCGAGCGGCTGGAGGCGCAATACGGCTTCACCGCGCCACGCGATAAGGGGCTGGACACGGTCGAGGCCTGTCGCGGCGTGATCGACGGATCGGTCAGGGCGTTCATCGCGCTCGGCGGAAATTTCCTGCGTGCGGTGCCGGAGACCGGGCCGATGGAGGCGGCGTGGCCGAACCTAGATCTGTCGGTGCAGATCGCGACCAAGCTGAATCGCAATCATCTGTTTCCGGGCCGGGTGACATACCTGCTGCCGTGCCTCGGGCGGATCGAGACCGATGTGCAGGCGAGCGGCCCGCAGATCGTGACGGTCGAGGATTCGAGCAGCTGCATCCACGCCTCGCGCGGCAAGGCGACCCCGGCGAGCGAACATCTGCTGTCCGAACCCGCCATCGTCGCGGCGATCGCCAAGCGCATCCTGCCGCACAATCCGAAGGTCGATTGGGACGCGTGGGTCGCCGACTATGCCACGATCCGCGACGCGATCGAGGAGACCTATCCGCAGGTCTTCCCGGATTTTAACAATACGCTGTTCGAACCCGGCGGCCATTGGAAGGGCAACAAGGCGAGCGAGCGCATCTGGTTGACGGAAAGCGGCAAGGCGGAATTCCTGACCCCGACCGGCCTGTCGGCGACCGGATTCGCCGAAGCCGAGGGGCGTTTTCGGTTGATGACGTTGCGCTCGAACGACCAGTTCAACACGACGATCTACGGCTATCACGATCGCTTTCGCGGCGTGAAGGGCACGCGCGACGTGCTGTTCATGCATGCGGCGGACATGGCCGCCGCGGGCCTGAAGGAGAACCAGATCGTCGCGCTGGAAAGCGATGCCGACGACGGCATCGTGCGACGCCGCGAGGGGCTGATCGTCACACCCTACGACATTCCGCGCGGCTGTCTGGGGGCCTATTACCCCGAGTGCAACGTGTTGATGCCGGTGGAGCATCATGCCGAAGAGAGCCATGTCCCGGCGGCGAAATCGGTGCCGGTGCGGATCGTCGCGAGATCATCCGTCGGTCGTTGA
- a CDS encoding xanthine dehydrogenase family protein molybdopterin-binding subunit, which translates to MFGFGSDDKTNSLTMDLPHPHSLLDTGVQGVISRPLDRVDGPKKVSGAATYAAEYRFDDLAYGVLVGATIGAGKVVKIDADAIRAIPGVIDVVTDFDSFIRVAAQGGETSAPTQGVKEITSVGQIVAIVLAESFEVARDAAQRLPIGYEASKGAYNFDGHRDEAVKPPPGATEPHSKHGDVDQAMADAPVTIDVTYTTPSQNSAAMEPHASTAVWEEDGSLTLYGAYQMPTSDASQLADALGLSAKQVRIVARYIGGGFGSKLGIAPESVAAAIAARKIGRPVKAVMARQQVFEATVRRSNTEQRVRLAAGRDGKLTAIGHESLCSNQPGEGYFEPVGIGTHMLYGGENRLITHDNVPLNLVLSGSMRAPGEAVGMLGLECAMDELAETLDMDPIALRKVNDPAQDPEKQVPYSSRQLARCLDQGAAKFGWDQRAKAGTRREGEWLIGMGVASAVRGNMLMESSAEVEIHPDGSATVSSAMTDIGTGSYTILAQIASEILGIPVDRITMALGDTNAPPAAGSGGSWGAGSSGSAVYLACEMLRSKLAEAMGVAEDALTLKDGHAIGDNRSRPIGELVGDRLAATGTIKPGKQEKETSQASYGAHFAEVAVNAVTGETRVRRMLGVFAAGRILNAKTARSQCLGGMTFGIGTALTEDLIHDTRSGKMVNRDLAEYHVPVNADVPQLDVHFLDERDIHANPIHAKGIGELGISGAAAAVANAIYNACGVRIRGFPVTLDKLLPELPAM; encoded by the coding sequence ATGTTCGGTTTCGGTTCGGACGACAAGACCAACAGCCTGACGATGGATCTGCCACATCCGCACAGCCTGCTCGATACCGGTGTGCAGGGGGTGATCAGCCGACCGCTGGACCGCGTGGACGGGCCGAAGAAAGTCTCCGGCGCCGCGACCTACGCGGCGGAATATCGCTTCGACGATCTCGCATACGGCGTTCTGGTCGGGGCGACGATCGGCGCGGGCAAGGTCGTGAAGATCGACGCCGATGCGATCCGCGCCATTCCCGGCGTGATCGACGTCGTGACCGATTTCGACAGCTTCATCCGCGTCGCGGCGCAAGGCGGCGAAACGTCCGCACCGACTCAGGGGGTAAAGGAGATCACCTCGGTCGGACAGATCGTCGCGATCGTGCTCGCCGAAAGCTTCGAGGTCGCGCGCGACGCGGCGCAGAGGCTGCCGATCGGCTATGAGGCGAGCAAGGGAGCGTACAATTTCGACGGCCATCGCGACGAGGCGGTCAAGCCGCCGCCCGGCGCGACCGAACCGCATTCCAAGCATGGCGATGTCGATCAGGCGATGGCCGACGCGCCGGTGACGATCGACGTCACCTATACGACGCCGAGCCAGAATTCCGCCGCGATGGAGCCGCATGCCTCCACCGCGGTCTGGGAGGAGGATGGCTCGCTGACGCTTTACGGCGCGTATCAGATGCCGACCTCCGACGCGTCGCAGCTGGCCGATGCGCTGGGTCTGTCCGCCAAGCAGGTACGGATCGTCGCGCGCTATATCGGCGGCGGGTTCGGATCGAAGCTCGGCATCGCCCCGGAAAGCGTCGCCGCCGCGATCGCCGCGCGCAAGATCGGCCGCCCAGTCAAGGCGGTGATGGCGCGGCAGCAGGTGTTCGAGGCGACCGTGCGCCGGTCGAACACCGAGCAGCGCGTTCGTCTCGCCGCGGGGAGGGACGGCAAGCTGACGGCGATCGGCCATGAAAGCCTGTGCTCCAACCAGCCCGGCGAAGGCTATTTCGAACCGGTCGGGATCGGCACGCACATGCTGTACGGCGGCGAGAACCGGCTGATCACGCACGACAACGTGCCGCTGAACCTCGTTTTGTCGGGGTCGATGCGCGCGCCGGGCGAGGCCGTCGGCATGCTGGGCCTCGAATGCGCGATGGACGAGTTGGCGGAAACGCTCGACATGGATCCGATCGCGCTGCGCAAGGTGAACGATCCGGCGCAGGATCCGGAGAAACAGGTACCCTATTCGTCGCGGCAACTGGCGCGCTGTCTCGATCAGGGCGCCGCGAAGTTCGGCTGGGATCAGCGCGCCAAGGCCGGCACCCGCCGCGAGGGCGAATGGCTGATCGGCATGGGCGTCGCCTCGGCGGTGCGCGGCAACATGCTGATGGAATCCTCGGCCGAGGTCGAGATCCATCCCGACGGCTCCGCGACGGTGTCCTCGGCGATGACCGATATCGGCACGGGCAGCTATACGATCCTGGCGCAGATCGCGTCGGAGATTCTCGGCATTCCGGTCGACCGGATCACGATGGCGCTGGGCGATACCAACGCGCCGCCGGCGGCGGGGTCGGGCGGTTCCTGGGGTGCCGGATCGTCCGGCTCGGCGGTCTATCTCGCGTGCGAAATGCTGCGCAGCAAACTGGCGGAGGCGATGGGCGTGGCGGAAGACGCGCTGACGCTGAAGGACGGCCATGCGATCGGCGACAATCGCTCGCGCCCGATCGGCGAACTCGTCGGCGACAGGCTGGCGGCGACCGGAACGATCAAGCCCGGCAAGCAGGAGAAGGAAACCTCGCAGGCGTCGTACGGCGCGCATTTCGCCGAGGTCGCGGTGAATGCGGTAACGGGCGAAACGCGCGTGCGACGCATGCTCGGCGTATTCGCGGCGGGGCGCATCCTCAACGCCAAGACCGCGCGTTCGCAATGTCTGGGCGGCATGACCTTCGGCATCGGCACCGCGCTGACCGAGGATCTGATTCACGACACGCGCAGCGGCAAGATGGTCAATCGCGATCTCGCCGAATATCACGTGCCGGTGAATGCCGACGTGCCGCAGCTCGACGTCCATTTCCTCGACGAGCGCGACATCCACGCCAATCCGATCCACGCCAAGGGCATCGGCGAGCTGGGCATTTCCGGCGCCGCGGCGGCGGTGGCGAACGCGATCTACAATGCGTGCGGCGTGCGCATCCGCGGCTTCCCCGTCACCCTGGACAAGTTGCTGCCGGAACTGCCCGCAATGTGA
- a CDS encoding FAD binding domain-containing protein has product MRPFEYSKADTPEMAVAAGGRFIAGGTNLLDLMKLQVETPDRLVDISRLDLAKIEEREDGGLTIGALVPNSDLAADPRVIDKYEVLSRALLAGASGQLRNKASTGGNLLQRTRCYYFYDIAAHCNKRVPGSGCDAIDGVNRILAVLGTSEQCIATHPSDMAVAMRVLDATIVTLKPDGDRRRISIHDFYRLPGDTPQIETVLEPGELITHVELPAPPEGRHAYRKVRDRASYAFALVSVAGVLKIEDGKIAAVSLAFGGLGPMPWRDASVEAALIGKTPDTATFAAAADALVADARGFGSNDFKIPLARRTLIATLRELTEA; this is encoded by the coding sequence ATGAGGCCGTTCGAATATTCCAAGGCCGACACGCCGGAAATGGCGGTCGCGGCCGGCGGACGGTTCATAGCCGGCGGGACGAACTTGCTGGATCTGATGAAGCTTCAGGTCGAGACCCCGGACCGGTTGGTCGATATCAGCCGGCTGGACCTGGCGAAGATCGAGGAGCGCGAGGACGGCGGTCTGACGATCGGCGCGCTGGTGCCGAACAGCGATCTCGCCGCCGATCCGAGGGTGATCGACAAATACGAAGTGCTGAGCCGCGCCTTGCTGGCCGGTGCCTCGGGGCAGTTGCGCAACAAGGCGTCCACCGGCGGCAATCTGTTGCAGCGGACGCGATGCTATTATTTCTACGACATCGCCGCGCACTGCAACAAGCGCGTCCCGGGCAGCGGATGCGACGCGATCGACGGGGTCAACCGGATCCTGGCGGTGCTCGGCACGAGCGAACAGTGCATCGCGACCCACCCGAGCGACATGGCGGTGGCGATGCGCGTGCTCGACGCCACGATCGTGACGCTCAAGCCGGATGGCGATCGGCGACGGATCTCGATCCACGATTTCTATCGCCTGCCCGGCGACACGCCGCAGATCGAAACGGTGCTGGAGCCGGGCGAACTGATCACGCATGTCGAACTGCCCGCGCCGCCCGAGGGCCGGCACGCCTATCGCAAGGTGCGCGACCGGGCGTCCTACGCCTTCGCGCTCGTCTCGGTGGCGGGCGTGCTGAAAATCGAGGACGGCAAGATCGCCGCCGTCTCGCTGGCGTTCGGCGGGCTCGGCCCGATGCCGTGGCGCGACGCGAGCGTCGAGGCGGCGCTGATCGGCAAGACACCCGACACCGCGACGTTCGCGGCGGCAGCGGATGCGCTGGTGGCGGACGCGCGCGGCTTCGGCAGCAACGATTTCAAGATCCCGCTCGCGCGGCGCACATTGATCGCGACCCTGCGCGAACTGACGGAGGCATGA
- a CDS encoding 2Fe-2S iron-sulfur cluster-binding protein, which translates to MHFTINGQVHEADVDIRTSVLDLLREHLGLTGSKKGCDHGQCGACTVLVNGRRINSCLTLAVMHQDDEIVTIEGLGQVGDLHPMQQAFVRHDGYQCGYCTPGQICSAVGMLDEVKKGWPSHVSADLAAPKFDDGEISERMSGNLCRCSAYPNIVDAIREVAGDEPEGRSADAKDDAMRKELVA; encoded by the coding sequence ATGCATTTCACGATCAACGGACAGGTCCATGAGGCGGACGTCGATATCCGCACTTCGGTGCTGGACCTGCTCCGCGAACATCTCGGGCTGACCGGTTCCAAGAAAGGCTGCGATCACGGCCAGTGTGGGGCCTGCACGGTGCTGGTGAACGGGCGGCGGATCAATTCCTGCCTGACGTTGGCGGTGATGCATCAGGACGACGAGATCGTGACGATCGAAGGGCTCGGCCAGGTCGGCGATCTCCATCCGATGCAGCAGGCGTTCGTGCGACACGACGGGTATCAGTGCGGCTATTGCACGCCGGGCCAGATCTGCTCGGCGGTCGGCATGCTCGACGAGGTCAAGAAGGGCTGGCCGAGCCATGTCTCCGCCGATCTGGCCGCCCCCAAATTCGATGACGGGGAGATTTCCGAGCGGATGAGCGGCAATCTGTGCCGCTGTTCGGCCTATCCCAACATCGTCGATGCGATCCGCGAGGTGGCGGGCGACGAACCGGAGGGTCGGAGCGCCGACGCCAAGGACGATGCGATGCGCAAGGAGTTGGTCGCATGA
- a CDS encoding catalase: protein MADTPRNPGNGGETHQQAGGDVAVLTTNHGVPISDNQNSLKSGARGPTLLEDFVLREKIFHFDHERIPERIVHARGSGAHGYFEATDDISDLSKAAVFTKGEKTEVFVRFSTVAGGAGSVDTPRDVRGFAVKFYSREGNWDLVGNNIPVFFIQDAIKFPDLVHAVKMEANSGYPQAGSAHDTFWDWASLMPESTHMLMWAMSDRTLPRSLRMMEGFGVHTFQLVNADDKVSFVKFHWKPKLGLQSTIWDEALKLQAADNDYHRRDLFEAIDTGAFPEWELGIQVFDQDFADAQPYDVLDATKLIPEDDVPVRIIGRMVLDRNVDNFFAETEQVAFLPTNVPPGIGFSNDPLLQGRLFSYLDTQKSRLGTTNFHQIPVNAPRCPFGNFQRDGMMQTMVPKGRANYEPNSLAEHGEEAGPRETPKGFATVNAATGPDETGDKLRVRADTFADHFSQARLFYRSQTENEQAHIASSFVFELSKVGLLDQVPPRMVANLRNVDEDLAQRVADGLGIDLPAKAKAAKEPVDMAPSDALSIHKNMKETLEGRAVGILIADGSDADALKAVVDAVTKAKGKAVIVAPKVGGAKLSDGNVQKADGQLAGSPSQIFDAVAIILSDEGCATLLKEGAAVQWAMDAFGHLKAIGASDATKPLLDKAGVEPDDGVTDLGKAFIAAAAKRFYDREPGVRTLA from the coding sequence ATGGCCGACACCCCACGCAACCCCGGCAACGGCGGCGAGACGCACCAGCAGGCTGGCGGCGATGTCGCCGTCCTCACGACCAATCACGGCGTACCGATCAGCGACAATCAGAACAGCCTGAAAAGCGGCGCGCGGGGGCCGACCCTGCTCGAGGATTTCGTGCTGCGGGAGAAGATCTTCCACTTCGATCACGAGCGGATCCCCGAGCGCATCGTCCACGCCCGTGGCTCGGGCGCGCATGGCTATTTCGAGGCGACCGACGATATCTCCGATTTGTCCAAGGCCGCCGTGTTCACCAAAGGCGAGAAGACCGAAGTGTTCGTGCGCTTTTCGACCGTCGCGGGTGGGGCCGGCTCGGTCGATACGCCACGCGACGTGCGCGGCTTCGCGGTGAAATTCTATTCGCGCGAGGGCAATTGGGATCTGGTCGGCAACAATATCCCGGTATTCTTCATCCAGGATGCGATCAAGTTCCCCGATCTCGTCCATGCGGTGAAGATGGAGGCCAATAGCGGCTACCCCCAGGCGGGCAGTGCGCACGACACGTTCTGGGACTGGGCGTCGCTGATGCCGGAAAGCACGCACATGCTGATGTGGGCGATGTCCGATCGCACGCTGCCGCGCAGCCTGCGCATGATGGAGGGCTTCGGCGTCCACACGTTCCAGCTGGTCAATGCCGACGACAAGGTCAGCTTCGTGAAGTTCCATTGGAAGCCGAAGCTCGGCCTCCAGTCGACGATCTGGGACGAGGCTTTGAAGCTGCAGGCGGCCGATAACGATTATCACCGCCGCGACCTGTTCGAGGCGATCGATACCGGTGCCTTCCCCGAATGGGAGCTGGGCATTCAGGTGTTCGATCAGGATTTCGCCGATGCGCAGCCCTATGACGTACTCGATGCGACCAAGCTGATCCCGGAGGACGACGTTCCTGTGCGGATCATCGGCCGGATGGTGCTCGACCGTAATGTCGACAATTTCTTCGCCGAGACCGAGCAGGTCGCCTTCCTGCCGACCAACGTGCCGCCGGGGATCGGTTTCTCGAACGATCCGCTGCTGCAGGGGCGGTTGTTCAGCTATCTCGATACGCAGAAGTCGCGATTGGGCACGACCAACTTCCACCAGATCCCGGTCAACGCGCCGCGCTGCCCGTTCGGCAATTTCCAGCGCGACGGGATGATGCAGACGATGGTGCCGAAGGGGCGCGCGAACTACGAGCCGAACAGTCTGGCCGAGCATGGCGAGGAAGCCGGACCGCGCGAGACTCCGAAGGGCTTCGCGACCGTCAATGCGGCGACCGGCCCGGACGAGACCGGCGACAAGCTGCGCGTCCGCGCCGACACGTTCGCCGATCATTTCAGCCAGGCACGTCTGTTCTACCGGTCGCAGACCGAGAACGAGCAGGCCCATATCGCGTCGTCGTTCGTGTTCGAACTGTCCAAGGTCGGGCTGCTCGATCAGGTGCCGCCGCGCATGGTGGCCAATCTGCGCAACGTGGACGAGGATCTCGCCCAGCGCGTCGCGGACGGCCTGGGCATCGATCTGCCGGCCAAGGCGAAAGCGGCGAAGGAGCCGGTCGACATGGCCCCGTCCGATGCGCTGTCGATCCACAAGAACATGAAGGAGACGCTGGAGGGGCGCGCGGTCGGCATCCTGATCGCGGACGGCAGCGACGCCGACGCGCTCAAGGCGGTGGTCGATGCGGTGACGAAGGCCAAGGGCAAGGCGGTGATCGTCGCGCCCAAGGTCGGCGGCGCGAAGCTGTCCGACGGCAACGTCCAGAAGGCCGATGGCCAGCTTGCCGGCAGCCCGTCGCAGATCTTCGATGCGGTGGCGATCATCCTGTCCGACGAAGGCTGTGCCACGCTGCTGAAGGAAGGTGCCGCCGTGCAATGGGCAATGGACGCGTTCGGCCATCTGAAGGCGATCGGCGCGAGCGATGCGACCAAGCCGCTGCTCGATAAGGCCGGGGTGGAGCCGGACGATGGCGTGACCGATCTCGGCAAGGCGTTCATCGCCGCCGCCGCGAAGCGTTTCTATGATCGCGAGCCCGGCGTGAGGACGCTGGCATGA
- a CDS encoding YciE/YciF ferroxidase family protein, protein MGLFTKDIATFDDLFLHQLQDVYYAENQITKALPKMVEKASDGGLRAGFQTHLQETEGQIRRLEQVFDLLGEKPKAVTCPAIDGIIKEANEVAGDIADPAVLDAALIASAQAVEHYEITRYGTLVTWAEQLGRSDIAAILQETLDEEYATDDKLTAMAKSKINARAETAAEPA, encoded by the coding sequence ATGGGCTTGTTCACCAAGGATATCGCGACGTTCGACGATCTCTTCCTGCATCAACTGCAGGACGTCTATTATGCCGAGAACCAGATCACCAAGGCATTGCCGAAGATGGTCGAGAAGGCCAGCGATGGCGGGTTGAGGGCCGGGTTCCAGACGCATCTGCAGGAAACCGAAGGCCAGATCCGGCGGCTCGAACAGGTGTTCGACCTGCTCGGCGAGAAGCCCAAGGCGGTCACCTGCCCGGCGATCGACGGCATCATCAAGGAGGCCAACGAGGTTGCCGGCGATATCGCGGATCCGGCGGTGCTCGATGCCGCGCTGATCGCGTCGGCCCAGGCGGTCGAGCATTACGAGATCACGCGCTACGGCACGCTCGTCACCTGGGCGGAGCAATTGGGTCGCAGCGACATCGCCGCGATCCTGCAGGAAACGCTCGACGAGGAATATGCCACCGACGACAAGCTGACCGCGATGGCCAAATCGAAGATCAACGCTCGCGCGGAAACGGCAGCAGAACCCGCCTGA
- a CDS encoding alpha-hydroxy acid oxidase, whose product MTPLNRANNVADLRSIARRRLPRPIFDYIDGGADDEVSLRRNVDAFADYELVPDMLNDVSEIRTETRVFGQISRWPLMLSPTGLTRMFHGHAELAVARAAARHGLLYSLSTMGTTRLEDLAQAFAGPKVFQIYIFKDRGLTAEFVARCRAAGFHGLALTVDTPVAGNRERDRVSGLSLPPTLTFRSLLSFALHPSWSLPALTGSKFDLANVSHKIDALASGPMSLFDYIGGQFDRSVGWRDVEWLAREWNGPLAIKGVMTPEDAHRSIASGATGVMVSNHGGRQLDGAPAPIDQIAAVRDAVGDAPDVICDGGIRRGSDVVKALALGATACSIGRPYLYGLAAGGEAGVDRLLSLLKEEFVRTLMLAGINDIAAIARRHVRHRPGTRLR is encoded by the coding sequence ATGACGCCCCTCAACCGTGCGAACAACGTAGCCGACCTGCGCTCGATCGCGCGGCGACGACTGCCACGGCCGATCTTCGATTATATCGATGGCGGTGCCGACGACGAGGTCTCGCTGCGGCGCAACGTCGATGCGTTCGCGGATTACGAGCTGGTCCCCGACATGCTCAACGACGTGTCGGAGATACGGACCGAGACGCGCGTCTTCGGGCAGATCTCGCGCTGGCCGTTGATGTTGTCGCCCACCGGCCTGACCCGCATGTTCCACGGGCATGCCGAGCTTGCCGTGGCCCGCGCCGCCGCGCGCCACGGCCTTCTCTACAGCCTTTCGACGATGGGCACGACTCGTCTGGAGGATCTCGCCCAGGCCTTCGCCGGACCGAAGGTGTTCCAGATCTACATCTTCAAGGATCGCGGATTGACCGCGGAATTCGTGGCGCGCTGTCGTGCGGCGGGCTTCCACGGATTGGCTCTGACCGTCGACACCCCCGTCGCCGGCAATCGCGAACGCGACCGGGTCAGCGGCTTGTCGTTGCCGCCGACCTTGACCTTCCGGTCGCTGCTCAGCTTCGCGCTCCATCCGTCCTGGTCGCTTCCCGCATTGACCGGGTCCAAGTTCGACCTCGCCAATGTCAGTCACAAGATCGACGCGCTGGCATCGGGTCCGATGAGCCTGTTCGACTATATCGGCGGGCAGTTCGACCGTTCGGTCGGCTGGCGCGATGTCGAATGGCTGGCCCGTGAATGGAACGGGCCGCTCGCAATTAAGGGCGTGATGACCCCGGAGGACGCGCACCGCTCGATCGCCTCGGGCGCGACCGGCGTCATGGTCTCCAATCACGGCGGGCGTCAGCTGGACGGCGCACCCGCCCCGATCGATCAGATCGCGGCGGTGCGCGACGCGGTCGGCGATGCGCCGGACGTGATCTGTGACGGGGGAATACGGCGCGGTTCGGACGTGGTGAAGGCGCTCGCGCTGGGAGCGACCGCCTGCTCGATCGGTCGTCCCTATCTCTACGGCCTCGCAGCGGGCGGTGAGGCCGGCGTCGATCGTCTCCTCTCGCTCCTGAAGGAGGAATTCGTGCGAACCCTGATGCTCGCCGGCATCAACGATATCGCCGCCATCGCCCGCCGGCACGTCCGGCATCGGCCGGGGACGCGTCTTCGATGA
- a CDS encoding MFS transporter → MLPGEHPPIMLLASAVFIGGALMAMAAIAFASMMADAADEHEHLFGARREGLYFAGWAFASKAAAGFGSLVAGFAMQLIDLQSGTAAHGAAIAAADLPPRTIIWIGIIYGPGTGAFALAAASVCLFYRVDAKAHRDILDDLALRRAALATPLV, encoded by the coding sequence TTGCTGCCGGGCGAGCATCCGCCGATTATGCTGTTGGCGAGCGCCGTCTTCATCGGCGGGGCGCTGATGGCGATGGCGGCGATCGCCTTCGCCTCGATGATGGCCGATGCGGCCGACGAGCACGAGCATCTGTTCGGCGCGCGCCGCGAAGGTCTGTATTTCGCAGGCTGGGCCTTTGCCAGCAAGGCCGCTGCCGGGTTCGGCTCGCTCGTGGCCGGATTCGCCATGCAACTGATCGACCTTCAAAGCGGCACGGCGGCCCACGGTGCGGCGATCGCCGCCGCCGACCTGCCACCACGAACGATCATCTGGATCGGCATCATCTATGGCCCGGGGACCGGCGCGTTCGCGCTGGCGGCTGCAAGCGTCTGCCTATTTTATCGCGTGGATGCGAAAGCCCATCGCGACATCCTTGATGACTTGGCCCTTCGACGCGCTGCGCTGGCCACGCCGCTCGTTTAG